In a genomic window of Chitinophagaceae bacterium:
- a CDS encoding threonine/serine dehydratase: MKHIFPLREDIIEAEKRIQRYIHKTPIITSQTINKITGSNVYFKCENLQKAGAFKMRGAINAVVSLTEEQKKYGVATHSSGNHAQSLALSAQLHNIKAHIVMPSSAPQVKVNAVREYGAEVTISEPTLEARERTLQEVVLRTNAFFISPYDNSTVIAGQATAAKELLDEMPDLEYILCPVGGGGLLSGCLLACKYFYPKTKVIAGEPENANDTFLSLQNKKKMPPSNVFTIADGLRTSLGNINFEIISHFSPSIITVSEDEIIQAMKTLWERTKLIIESSSSVPFAAVLKQKKLFQNKKIGIILSGGNVDLTKLPF; encoded by the coding sequence ATGAAACATATTTTTCCTTTGAGAGAAGACATTATTGAGGCAGAAAAAAGAATACAAAGATACATTCATAAAACACCTATCATAACATCCCAAACTATAAATAAAATCACCGGAAGCAATGTTTATTTTAAGTGTGAAAATTTACAGAAAGCAGGGGCTTTCAAAATGAGAGGGGCTATAAATGCGGTTGTTTCTTTGACAGAAGAGCAAAAAAAATACGGTGTTGCTACGCATTCATCGGGAAATCATGCGCAATCTCTTGCTCTTTCTGCACAATTACACAATATAAAAGCACATATAGTAATGCCAAGTTCTGCACCACAAGTAAAAGTAAATGCAGTCCGAGAATACGGGGCTGAGGTGACTATATCAGAGCCAACTTTAGAAGCGAGGGAAAGAACCCTTCAGGAAGTGGTGTTAAGAACTAATGCTTTTTTTATTTCTCCTTATGACAATAGTACTGTTATTGCAGGGCAGGCGACTGCTGCGAAAGAACTATTAGACGAAATGCCCGATTTAGAGTATATTCTTTGTCCCGTAGGTGGTGGAGGTCTTTTAAGCGGATGCCTACTCGCTTGCAAATATTTTTATCCGAAAACAAAAGTAATCGCAGGAGAACCCGAGAACGCAAATGATACTTTTTTATCCCTCCAAAATAAAAAAAAAATGCCACCAAGTAATGTATTTACTATTGCTGATGGGCTTAGAACCTCTTTGGGAAATATCAATTTTGAAATAATATCACATTTTTCCCCATCTATAATTACGGTATCCGAAGACGAAATTATTCAGGCAATGAAAACTTTATGGGAAAGAACAAAATTAATAATAGAAAGCTCCTCTTCTGTTCCTTTTGCGGCAGTTCTCAAACAAAAAAAACTTTTTCAAAATAAAAAAATTGGAATTATTCTCTCCGGAGGGAATGTAGACCTTACAAAACTCCCTTTTTAA
- a CDS encoding 5-formyltetrahydrofolate cyclo-ligase, with protein MDKSTVRNLFLQKRNIITDADLLDASAKIKDVCIKHILFHKSTIVHIFLPIQKKKEINTWLLIHYLWSKNIYTTTGTMLPNSLFMENTLFEKNTEIKINKWGIPEPTNGKIIPKRSCDIIFVPLLCFDKQGNRIGYGKGMYDRWLADIPSSTPKIGLSLFPPIEFAVDYHFQDVRIDFCITPEQIYNFDSNANPLIVL; from the coding sequence ATGGATAAAAGTACCGTCAGAAACCTTTTTCTTCAAAAAAGAAACATTATAACAGATGCAGATCTTTTAGATGCAAGCGCTAAGATAAAAGATGTATGTATAAAGCACATTCTTTTTCATAAATCTACAATAGTTCATATTTTCTTGCCAATACAAAAAAAGAAAGAGATAAACACATGGCTTCTCATTCATTATTTGTGGAGTAAAAACATATATACTACCACAGGAACGATGCTTCCCAATTCCCTTTTTATGGAAAATACTCTTTTTGAGAAAAATACAGAAATAAAAATAAATAAATGGGGAATCCCTGAACCGACGAATGGGAAAATAATTCCAAAAAGAAGTTGTGATATTATTTTTGTTCCTTTGCTATGCTTTGACAAACAAGGAAATAGAATTGGCTATGGTAAAGGAATGTATGACAGATGGCTTGCAGATATTCCTTCCTCTACCCCTAAAATAGGACTATCTCTTTTTCCGCCCATAGAGTTTGCTGTAGATTACCATTTTCAAGATGTGCGTATAGATTTTTGCATTACCCCCGAACAAATTTATAATTTTGATAGCAATGCAAACCCTCTTATAGTGCTATAG
- a CDS encoding DNA methyltransferase, which translates to MIDFANKVYYKSSQNMSEVPDNTIDLVVTSPPYFNIKDYSKNGYQTDKHSTQNVDDLGNIDSYDNYINELLKVWQECERVLKPNGKLIINTPLMPMKKADFNSHYNRHIFNIDADIQHSIITNIKNVFLFDVYIWNRTNPTKSLMFGSYPYPRNFYAQNTSEFVTVYVKDGTPLNSLPKELFNFCLN; encoded by the coding sequence ATGATAGATTTCGCAAATAAAGTATATTATAAATCGTCTCAAAATATGTCGGAAGTTCCCGACAATACTATTGATTTGGTTGTTACTTCGCCACCGTATTTTAACATAAAAGATTATTCTAAAAACGGTTATCAAACCGACAAACATTCTACGCAAAACGTTGACGATTTGGGAAATATTGATAGTTACGATAATTACATTAACGAACTTTTGAAAGTGTGGCAAGAGTGCGAAAGAGTATTGAAACCCAACGGAAAATTAATTATAAACACGCCTTTAATGCCTATGAAAAAAGCAGATTTTAATTCGCATTACAACAGGCACATTTTTAATATTGATGCTGATATTCAACATTCCATAATTACAAATATTAAAAACGTTTTTCTTTTTGATGTTTATATTTGGAACCGCACAAACCCTACAAAAAGTTTAATGTTTGGCAGTTATCCGTATCCACGTAATTTTTACGCACAAAATACTTCGGAATTTGTAACTGTTTATGTAAAAGACGGCACACCGTTGAATAGTTTACCAAAAGAATTATTTAATTTTTGTTTGAATTAA
- a CDS encoding endonuclease NucS has protein sequence MFVSHFKLDTDVNESKKLIVAFRKLDKEQQHNLIKSAEITQPIKIQGSITLQLFGLTPTLKFESNQIKLINEKRAVEQITKVYKTLKYIDYSTFEDWFNYMGNIETEVVEKEILDYYVSVGKEDKAKQFIELEDDIERKTTLEEQLYKLMNEKLVEDILEKNLSLLGEKNLKLLKEGRQYKTDVSYIDLLCKDDKGYVVLELKKGRTEDEAVGQVLRYMGWVRDNLSPNQQVRGMIIVAFEGITEKLKKAIRGIQRDDDLIKLKQIDINLSSSEVKNINV, from the coding sequence TTGTTTGTTTCTCATTTCAAATTAGATACAGATGTAAACGAGAGTAAAAAATTAATTGTTGCATTTCGTAAATTAGATAAAGAGCAACAACACAATTTAATAAAATCGGCAGAGATAACACAACCCATAAAAATACAGGGTTCTATAACATTACAACTTTTTGGTTTAACTCCAACATTGAAATTTGAAAGTAATCAAATAAAATTAATCAACGAAAAACGAGCCGTAGAACAAATAACCAAAGTATATAAAACCTTGAAATATATTGATTATTCCACGTTTGAAGATTGGTTTAATTACATGGGCAACATAGAAACCGAAGTTGTAGAAAAAGAAATATTAGATTATTATGTTAGCGTAGGCAAAGAAGACAAAGCAAAACAATTTATTGAATTAGAAGACGATATAGAACGCAAAACAACATTAGAAGAACAACTCTACAAACTCATGAATGAAAAACTTGTAGAAGACATATTAGAGAAAAATTTGAGTTTATTAGGTGAGAAAAACTTAAAATTACTGAAAGAAGGCAGACAATACAAAACCGATGTTTCGTATATTGATTTGCTTTGCAAAGACGACAAAGGTTATGTAGTTTTGGAACTCAAAAAAGGCAGAACTGAAGACGAAGCCGTAGGACAAGTATTGCGTTATATGGGTTGGGTTCGCGATAATTTATCACCAAATCAACAAGTTCGTGGAATGATAATAGTTGCATTTGAAGGGATAACCGAAAAATTAAAAAAAGCAATTCGTGGCATTCAACGAGATGATGATTTGATAAAATTAAAACAAATTGATATTAATTTAAGTTCAAGCGAGGTAAAGAATATTAACGTATAA
- the ruvC gene encoding crossover junction endodeoxyribonuclease RuvC, whose protein sequence is MGEKEDNCILGVDLGTHTMGYAIINTQNKRVSLSQFGVIRLEMYGSVGEKLFKAHEHITEVIKNYKPDTIALESPFLGKNVNTLMSLARCQGVIMLSAFSHHTPLYEYSPRSIKLAVAGNGNATKEQVAKMLQAILSFEHIPKLLDATDALAVAVCHHFQNNGTSQNKTTKWKNFVENNQERIIP, encoded by the coding sequence ATGGGAGAAAAAGAAGACAATTGTATTTTAGGGGTAGATTTGGGAACGCATACTATGGGATATGCTATTATAAACACACAAAATAAGAGAGTATCTCTCTCTCAATTTGGAGTTATTCGTTTAGAAATGTATGGGTCGGTAGGTGAAAAACTTTTTAAAGCACACGAGCATATTACGGAGGTGATTAAAAATTATAAACCCGATACCATTGCTTTAGAATCTCCTTTTTTAGGTAAAAATGTAAATACCCTTATGAGTTTAGCAAGGTGCCAAGGAGTAATAATGCTTTCTGCTTTCTCACACCATACCCCTCTGTATGAATACTCGCCTCGAAGCATAAAATTAGCAGTCGCAGGAAATGGAAATGCCACCAAAGAGCAGGTAGCCAAAATGCTCCAAGCAATACTTTCTTTCGAACATATTCCGAAACTTTTAGATGCTACCGATGCACTTGCAGTGGCTGTTTGCCATCACTTTCAAAACAATGGTACTTCTCAAAACAAAACTACAAAATGGAAAAATTTTGTGGAAAACAATCAAGAAAGAATCATACCATAA